A genomic window from Rhodococcus sp. KBS0724 includes:
- a CDS encoding HNH endonuclease signature motif containing protein has protein sequence MFDPGVGIFGNSAQLSGAETDCALIDLMAELHACEAMLVERKLAVVAEFFTRRSAEHVEGGAWTSSAHELAESEVGAVLTMGRAAAGKLIGLGFALKTRLHRTRAAMARGELDFYRVSLIESATANVGDELIDEVERLLLEQVLAPPVDGGIGLTGRRLTAAIDRIVARIDPEGLRERRRRAVADRFVGVSAAEDGMARILGSIPAEQARAFDGRLRELAMSVCRHDSRTYEQRRADALGVLVSGSTVLVCDCGRDDCPQDRSGLVVVRRPLVHVVMYETTLRADGDTPDANEPAHLDGYGVISAEHARDIAKDAQVREVRVPETPESVPASAFVYRPGAALDTWLRVLAGSCQWPHCDVPAWNCDLDHNDPFNHTDPTNGGRTVASNLSAFCRNHHRLKHSGAWQLDPNPDRSITLTSQTGHRYRTRAAGLLAGQQEPPPPEGGTRRRTRLENKAARIRAERKHQQAKIRRRTAKQSDRKRRQTFPISTPRKCPPRRLVDYGDDPPPF, from the coding sequence ATGTTCGATCCGGGGGTGGGGATTTTCGGTAACTCGGCACAGCTGAGTGGTGCCGAAACCGATTGCGCCCTAATTGATCTGATGGCCGAGTTGCATGCGTGTGAGGCGATGCTGGTCGAGCGGAAGCTGGCGGTGGTGGCGGAATTCTTCACCCGCCGCAGCGCCGAGCATGTCGAGGGCGGAGCGTGGACGTCGTCGGCGCACGAGTTGGCCGAATCCGAGGTCGGCGCAGTGCTCACGATGGGGCGCGCTGCGGCCGGGAAGCTCATCGGGTTGGGGTTCGCTTTGAAGACGCGGTTGCATCGGACGCGGGCGGCGATGGCGCGCGGTGAACTCGACTTCTACCGGGTGTCGTTGATCGAGTCGGCGACCGCGAATGTCGGTGACGAGTTGATCGACGAGGTCGAACGGTTGCTCCTCGAGCAGGTGTTGGCCCCACCCGTGGACGGTGGGATCGGGTTGACGGGTCGCCGATTGACGGCGGCGATCGACCGGATCGTCGCCCGGATCGATCCGGAAGGACTGCGGGAGCGCCGACGACGCGCTGTGGCGGATCGGTTTGTCGGGGTCAGTGCCGCCGAAGACGGGATGGCCCGCATCCTGGGCAGTATCCCGGCGGAGCAAGCACGCGCGTTCGACGGGCGGTTGCGGGAGTTGGCGATGTCGGTCTGCCGCCATGATTCGCGAACGTACGAGCAGCGCCGCGCCGACGCGTTGGGGGTACTGGTGAGCGGTTCGACGGTGTTGGTGTGTGACTGCGGCCGTGATGATTGCCCGCAGGACCGCAGTGGCCTCGTTGTTGTGCGCCGACCACTCGTGCATGTGGTGATGTACGAAACCACTCTGCGGGCCGACGGTGACACCCCGGATGCGAACGAGCCCGCTCATCTGGACGGGTATGGGGTGATCAGCGCCGAGCATGCCCGTGACATCGCGAAAGACGCACAGGTCCGGGAAGTACGGGTACCGGAAACACCCGAGTCTGTGCCTGCATCGGCGTTTGTGTACCGTCCCGGCGCCGCCCTCGACACCTGGCTGCGGGTCCTCGCGGGGAGCTGCCAGTGGCCGCACTGCGATGTCCCGGCCTGGAACTGCGACCTCGACCACAACGATCCGTTCAACCACACTGATCCCACGAACGGCGGGCGGACGGTGGCGTCGAACCTGAGTGCGTTCTGCCGGAACCATCACCGACTCAAGCATTCCGGAGCCTGGCAGCTAGACCCGAACCCGGATCGCAGCATCACCCTGACCTCGCAGACCGGGCATCGCTACCGCACCCGAGCGGCCGGGCTACTCGCGGGACAACAGGAACCGCCGCCACCGGAAGGCGGCACCCGGCGACGGACACGGTTGGAGAACAAAGCTGCCCGCATCCGGGCCGAACGGAAACATCAACAAGCAAAGATTCGGCGTCGCACAGCGAAACAGTCGGATCGGAAACGCCGGCAGACTTTCCCGATCTCCACACCGCGAAAATGCCCGCCGCGAAGGCTCGTCGACTACGGCGACGACCCTCCGCCATTTTGA
- a CDS encoding glycerol-3-phosphate dehydrogenase/oxidase: protein MSKQQGVQFLGPQQREAAWEQLQSEQFDVIVVGGGVVGVGTALDAATRGLKVALVEARDYASGTSSRSSKMFHGGLRYLEQLEFGLVREALRERELSLTTLAPHLVKPLKFLFPLAHRVWERPYMAAGIFLYDRMGGAKSVPSQKHLTRAGALRMSPSLKRSSLTGGIQYYDTVVDDARHTMTVARTAAHYGAVVRTSTQVVGFLREADRVSGVRVRDCEDGRTAEVKGHVVINATGVWTDEIQALSRQRGRFRVRASKGVHIVVPRDRIVSEAAIILRTEKSVLFVIPWGNHWIIGTTDTDWNLDLAHPAATKADIDYILGHVNSVLVTPLTHADIDGVYAGLRPLLAGESDETSKLSREHAVARVAPGLVAIAGGKYTTYRVMAEDAVDVASEDIPARVASSITEKVPLVGADGYFALVNQTMQLGETYGLHPYRVKHLLDRYGSLITEVLELGRETPELLQPITDAPDYLQVEAVYAAAAEGALHLDDILARRTRIAIEYPHRGVNCAQQVAELVAPVLGWDAEAVDREVDTYRARVKAEVESQAQPDDEAADALRAAAPESRVEILEPVVEVQDRV from the coding sequence TTGAGTAAGCAGCAGGGTGTGCAGTTTCTCGGCCCACAGCAGCGAGAAGCTGCCTGGGAGCAGCTTCAGAGCGAGCAGTTCGACGTTATCGTCGTCGGTGGCGGCGTTGTCGGTGTCGGCACAGCGCTCGACGCGGCGACGCGTGGACTCAAAGTCGCGCTGGTCGAGGCTCGTGACTATGCGTCGGGTACGTCTTCTCGATCGTCGAAGATGTTCCACGGCGGTTTGCGCTATCTAGAGCAACTCGAATTCGGGCTGGTCCGTGAGGCATTGCGCGAACGTGAGCTCTCTCTGACGACGCTGGCACCGCACCTGGTCAAGCCCCTCAAATTTCTGTTCCCGTTGGCTCACCGTGTCTGGGAACGCCCGTACATGGCGGCTGGAATCTTCCTGTACGACCGGATGGGTGGGGCCAAATCGGTGCCCTCGCAGAAGCACCTCACACGGGCCGGGGCGTTGCGCATGTCGCCGAGTCTCAAGCGCAGCTCGCTGACCGGCGGAATCCAGTACTACGACACAGTCGTCGACGACGCCCGTCACACCATGACCGTTGCGCGGACTGCGGCGCACTACGGCGCTGTGGTGCGGACGTCGACGCAGGTTGTCGGCTTCCTCCGCGAAGCAGATCGGGTGTCGGGTGTACGTGTTCGTGACTGCGAAGACGGACGGACCGCTGAGGTCAAGGGACACGTCGTCATCAATGCGACGGGCGTGTGGACCGATGAGATTCAGGCACTGTCGCGTCAGCGTGGTCGGTTCCGGGTTCGGGCGTCGAAGGGCGTCCACATCGTTGTTCCTCGTGACCGCATCGTCAGTGAAGCGGCGATCATCCTGCGCACCGAAAAATCAGTGCTGTTCGTGATTCCGTGGGGCAACCACTGGATCATCGGAACGACGGATACCGATTGGAATCTCGACCTCGCGCATCCCGCCGCAACCAAAGCTGATATCGATTACATTCTCGGGCACGTAAATTCGGTGCTCGTGACGCCATTGACCCATGCCGACATCGACGGTGTGTATGCCGGCCTTCGTCCGCTGCTGGCCGGCGAGAGTGACGAGACGTCGAAGCTGTCCCGTGAGCATGCCGTTGCGCGAGTCGCACCTGGTCTTGTTGCCATTGCCGGCGGAAAGTACACGACGTATCGCGTTATGGCCGAGGATGCGGTTGACGTTGCATCCGAAGACATTCCGGCGCGAGTTGCCTCGTCGATCACCGAGAAGGTGCCGCTCGTGGGTGCCGACGGATATTTTGCGTTGGTCAACCAGACAATGCAGTTGGGTGAGACGTACGGCCTGCATCCGTATCGCGTCAAGCATCTCCTCGACCGGTATGGCTCCTTGATCACCGAAGTGTTGGAATTGGGTCGCGAGACACCGGAGTTGTTGCAGCCCATCACTGATGCGCCCGATTACCTTCAGGTCGAGGCAGTGTACGCCGCGGCGGCGGAAGGGGCGCTCCACCTCGACGACATCTTGGCGCGCCGCACGCGCATTGCGATCGAGTACCCGCACCGCGGCGTCAATTGTGCCCAGCAAGTGGCAGAACTTGTTGCCCCGGTATTGGGTTGGGACGCCGAAGCTGTCGATCGTGAGGTTGACACCTACCGTGCCCGGGTCAAGGCCGAAGTTGAATCGCAGGCTCAGCCCGACGATGAAGCAGCGGATGCGCTGCGGGCAGCGGCACCGGAATCGCGCGTGGAAATCCTCGAGCCTGTAGTGGAGGTCCAAGACCGGGTGTAG
- the glpK gene encoding glycerol kinase GlpK codes for MNQYIAAIDQGTTSSRCMIFDHDGAVVSVAQKEHEQIFPQAGWVEHDPVALWINTREVVAGALAKADITRADIAAVGITNQRETTVVWERKTGKPVYNAIVWQDTRTDQLCQELGGDAGPEKYRAQTGLPLSTYFSGPKVRWILDNVDGARAKAEAGELCFGTIDTWILWHLTEGQHVTDVTNASRTMLMDLETLQWDESICADFGIPMSMLPEIRSSSEIYGKGRPRGNLAGVPVAGILGDQQAATFGQACLSVGEAKNTYGTGNFLLLNTGTTPVHSKHGLLTTLCYKLGDAPAVYALEGSVAVSGSLIQWLRDNLGIIQNAKDVEALAATVDDNGGAYIVPAFSGLFAPRWRPDARGVIVGLTRFVNKGHLARAALEATAYQTREVIDAMRADSGVELSALKVDGGMVVNETLMQFQSDILGVPVIRPVVNETTALGAAYAAGLAVGYWSDTDDIRRNWAVGKTWEPDMEESERARLYAEWNKAVERTYNWSD; via the coding sequence GTGAACCAGTACATCGCCGCCATCGACCAAGGCACCACGTCGAGCCGATGCATGATCTTCGACCACGACGGCGCTGTTGTCAGCGTTGCCCAGAAGGAACACGAACAGATCTTTCCGCAAGCCGGTTGGGTCGAACACGACCCGGTGGCGCTGTGGATCAACACTCGCGAAGTGGTGGCGGGCGCACTCGCCAAAGCCGACATCACCCGCGCCGATATCGCGGCCGTCGGAATCACGAATCAACGTGAGACGACGGTGGTCTGGGAGCGAAAGACCGGAAAACCCGTCTACAACGCCATCGTCTGGCAGGACACGCGCACCGATCAGCTGTGCCAGGAACTCGGCGGAGACGCCGGGCCCGAAAAGTACCGCGCCCAGACCGGGCTGCCACTGTCGACGTATTTCTCGGGCCCGAAAGTCCGGTGGATTCTCGACAACGTCGACGGGGCGCGCGCCAAGGCAGAGGCCGGCGAATTGTGCTTCGGCACCATCGACACCTGGATTTTGTGGCACCTCACCGAGGGGCAGCACGTGACAGATGTCACCAATGCGTCACGCACAATGCTGATGGATCTGGAGACTTTGCAGTGGGACGAGTCGATTTGCGCGGATTTCGGGATTCCGATGTCGATGCTTCCGGAAATCCGCAGTTCTTCCGAGATCTACGGCAAAGGTCGTCCGCGGGGCAATCTGGCCGGCGTTCCTGTTGCAGGCATTCTCGGAGACCAGCAGGCAGCCACCTTCGGTCAGGCCTGCCTGTCGGTGGGTGAAGCAAAAAACACCTACGGCACCGGCAATTTTCTCCTGCTCAACACCGGCACCACTCCGGTCCACAGCAAGCACGGCCTCCTGACCACGCTCTGCTACAAACTGGGCGACGCCCCGGCCGTCTATGCGCTGGAAGGTTCTGTTGCCGTATCCGGCTCCCTGATCCAGTGGCTGCGTGACAACCTCGGGATCATTCAGAATGCCAAGGACGTCGAGGCACTAGCCGCCACCGTCGACGACAACGGCGGCGCCTACATCGTTCCCGCCTTCTCCGGTCTGTTCGCCCCGCGCTGGCGTCCCGACGCCCGGGGAGTCATCGTCGGCCTTACCCGCTTCGTGAACAAAGGCCACTTGGCCCGGGCAGCACTCGAAGCCACCGCCTACCAAACCCGCGAGGTCATCGACGCCATGCGCGCCGATTCCGGCGTCGAACTCTCCGCCCTGAAGGTCGACGGAGGCATGGTTGTCAACGAGACCCTGATGCAATTCCAGTCCGACATTCTCGGAGTGCCGGTCATCCGTCCCGTCGTCAACGAGACGACAGCCTTGGGCGCCGCCTACGCTGCCGGTTTGGCCGTTGGCTACTGGTCGGATACCGACGACATCCGCCGCAACTGGGCAGTTGGCAAGACGTGGGAGCCCGACATGGAGGAATCCGAGCGCGCCCGCCTGTACGCGGAATGGAACAAGGCCGTCGAGCGGACCTACAACTGGTCCGATTAG
- a CDS encoding PLP-dependent aminotransferase family protein has protein sequence MKHAALSARMGGLRSSAIRDLLTLTARPDVISLAGGLPDPNFIPRERISQAATAALGDASSVQYGETSGLRHLREVIAARESVKIGRTLESTDVVVTHGSQQGLSLLAQVLLDAGDTVVVEDPAYTGALQVFRTAQACLVPVPVDADGMDTGVLEEKLAGGLRPKVVHTVSNFHNPRGSVLSLERRTHLAKLADTYGFWILEDDPYGELYFDGPPPIPVAALSDRVIRLSSASKVLAPALRVGWLHGDRRVCEAVELIKQGADLCGSSLTQQIAADLFSDTAWFDGHLDMLRTSYGGRAKTLVSALEAGFGDSARFSPVRGGMFCWMESADPVDTAVVLDVAVKHGVAFVPGAAFGVDADLSRSARLCFATYPETVLEDAAQKLGDAFRDASAQSRG, from the coding sequence ATGAAACACGCCGCGCTGTCTGCTCGAATGGGTGGACTCCGTAGTTCTGCAATTCGTGACTTGCTCACCCTGACTGCTCGCCCTGATGTGATCAGTTTGGCCGGCGGCTTGCCGGATCCGAATTTCATTCCGCGAGAGCGTATTTCACAGGCGGCGACTGCCGCTCTCGGTGATGCGTCGTCCGTTCAATACGGTGAGACCTCGGGATTGCGGCATCTTCGTGAGGTGATTGCGGCCCGCGAATCCGTCAAGATCGGTCGCACACTCGAATCGACCGACGTGGTTGTCACGCACGGCTCCCAGCAGGGCCTGAGTTTGCTGGCTCAGGTGTTGCTCGACGCCGGTGACACCGTCGTCGTGGAGGATCCGGCGTATACCGGCGCCCTGCAGGTCTTTCGGACGGCGCAGGCATGCCTGGTCCCCGTCCCGGTCGACGCGGACGGCATGGATACCGGGGTGCTCGAAGAGAAACTTGCGGGCGGGCTGCGTCCGAAAGTTGTTCATACCGTGAGCAACTTTCACAACCCGCGCGGTTCTGTTCTCTCGCTCGAACGCCGCACGCATCTGGCGAAACTGGCAGATACGTACGGCTTCTGGATTCTCGAGGACGACCCGTACGGGGAACTGTACTTCGACGGGCCGCCGCCGATCCCGGTTGCAGCGTTGTCGGACAGGGTGATTCGGCTGTCCAGTGCGTCGAAGGTGCTGGCGCCCGCCTTGCGTGTGGGGTGGCTGCACGGTGACCGGCGCGTCTGCGAGGCCGTCGAATTGATCAAACAGGGTGCAGATCTGTGCGGGTCGTCACTCACTCAACAGATCGCGGCTGATTTGTTCTCGGACACTGCGTGGTTCGACGGTCATCTGGACATGTTGCGGACATCCTACGGTGGCCGTGCGAAGACGCTTGTCAGTGCGTTGGAGGCCGGTTTCGGCGACAGTGCACGATTCTCGCCAGTGCGGGGCGGCATGTTCTGTTGGATGGAGAGCGCTGATCCGGTTGATACTGCCGTGGTTCTCGACGTCGCAGTCAAGCACGGTGTTGCCTTTGTGCCCGGTGCGGCCTTCGGTGTCGACGCAGACCTGAGCCGATCAGCCCGTCTGTGCTTTGCGACGTATCCGGAAACCGTGCTGGAAGACGCCGCACAGAAACTGGGCGACGCCTTCCGGGATGCTTCCGCTCAGTCTCGGGGCTGA
- a CDS encoding NAD(P)H-quinone dehydrogenase, whose translation MTRIVIIGGGPAGYEAALVAAQHGATVTLVDSDGVGGACVLFDCVPSKTFIASTGIRTDMRRASDLGITLDPEQASVSLPKIHSRVKALALSQSSDIRARLQTVGVEVLSGTAELTDQELGLATHQVRATLADGEQRTIAADVVLIATGASPRIIPGAEPDGERIMTWRQLYDLEELPSHLVVVGSGVTGAEFVSAYTEMGVKVTLVSSRDRVLPGEDADAALVLEDALAERGVILVKHARADAVERTEDGIIVKLSDGRTVEGSHALMTVGSVPNTDGLGLERVGIELDKGGYLRVDRVSRTAVSGIYAAGDCTGLLPLASVAAMQGRIAMYHALGEGVSPIKLKTVASAVFTRPEIATVGVTQAAIDNGEVPARTVMLPLNTNPRAKMSGLRRGFVKIFCRPATGVVIGGVVVAPNGSELILPLAMAVQNNLSVNDLAQTFSVYPSLTGSITEAARQLMRHDDLD comes from the coding sequence ATGACCCGGATCGTGATCATCGGCGGCGGACCTGCCGGATATGAGGCAGCGCTGGTTGCTGCCCAGCACGGCGCAACCGTCACCCTGGTCGATTCGGACGGCGTCGGCGGTGCGTGTGTCCTCTTCGACTGTGTGCCGTCGAAGACGTTCATCGCCTCGACCGGCATCCGCACCGACATGCGCCGCGCGTCCGATCTGGGAATTACGCTCGATCCCGAGCAGGCGTCTGTCTCGCTCCCCAAGATTCACTCCCGCGTGAAGGCACTCGCGTTGTCCCAGTCCTCGGACATTCGCGCTCGACTGCAGACGGTGGGCGTCGAGGTTCTCTCCGGTACCGCAGAGCTGACGGACCAGGAACTCGGATTGGCGACGCACCAGGTGCGAGCGACACTCGCCGATGGTGAACAGCGCACCATCGCAGCCGACGTCGTCCTCATCGCGACCGGCGCAAGCCCTCGCATCATCCCCGGCGCCGAGCCGGACGGTGAGCGCATCATGACGTGGCGTCAGCTCTACGACTTGGAAGAGCTGCCCTCGCACCTCGTTGTTGTCGGTTCCGGTGTGACCGGTGCCGAGTTCGTGTCCGCGTACACCGAGATGGGCGTCAAGGTGACGCTGGTGTCCAGCCGTGACCGTGTGCTCCCGGGTGAGGACGCCGACGCGGCACTCGTACTCGAAGACGCATTGGCCGAGCGCGGTGTGATCCTGGTCAAGCACGCGCGCGCTGATGCTGTCGAGCGCACCGAGGACGGAATCATCGTCAAGCTTTCCGACGGCCGCACCGTCGAGGGCAGCCATGCCCTCATGACCGTCGGCTCGGTTCCCAACACCGACGGACTCGGTCTCGAGAGGGTTGGCATCGAGCTCGACAAGGGCGGCTACCTGCGCGTCGACCGCGTCTCCCGCACGGCTGTCTCGGGTATTTACGCAGCTGGCGACTGCACCGGCCTGCTCCCGCTCGCATCCGTGGCCGCCATGCAGGGCCGTATCGCGATGTACCACGCACTCGGTGAAGGCGTGAGCCCCATCAAGTTGAAGACGGTGGCGTCGGCGGTATTCACACGTCCTGAGATCGCGACGGTGGGTGTGACGCAGGCTGCAATCGACAACGGTGAAGTTCCGGCCCGTACCGTCATGTTGCCGCTCAACACCAACCCGCGCGCCAAGATGTCCGGACTGCGTCGTGGCTTCGTGAAGATCTTCTGCCGTCCCGCAACCGGTGTGGTGATCGGCGGAGTTGTGGTCGCGCCCAACGGATCCGAGTTGATCCTGCCGCTCGCGATGGCCGTGCAGAACAACCTGAGCGTCAATGACCTCGCCCAGACCTTCTCCGTCTACCCGTCGCTGACCGGTTCGATCACCGAGGCGGCGCGTCAGCTCATGCGTCACGACGACCTCGACTGA
- a CDS encoding gamma-glutamylcyclotransferase translates to MSIYAAYGSNMHPEQMLLRCPHSPMSGTGWLRGWRLTFSGEDLGWEGALATVVEDPDSSVFVVLYDVPEEDEVSLDRWEGAELGLHRKIRVRVDTSDGAVLAWLYVMDAYEGGLPSARYIGVMADAAEIAGAPADYVRELRTRNSRNVGPGNGLTD, encoded by the coding sequence GTGTCGATTTATGCTGCGTACGGTTCCAACATGCACCCCGAGCAGATGCTGTTGCGCTGCCCACACTCCCCCATGTCGGGAACTGGATGGTTGCGTGGCTGGCGCCTGACCTTCAGTGGCGAAGACCTCGGCTGGGAAGGTGCCCTCGCCACAGTGGTGGAGGACCCGGATTCCAGCGTTTTTGTCGTCCTCTACGACGTGCCGGAAGAGGACGAGGTGAGCCTCGACCGCTGGGAAGGGGCCGAACTCGGACTGCACCGCAAGATCCGCGTACGTGTCGACACCTCTGATGGCGCGGTTCTGGCCTGGCTGTATGTCATGGACGCCTACGAGGGTGGCCTTCCGTCCGCTCGCTACATCGGTGTGATGGCCGACGCCGCCGAGATCGCGGGCGCTCCGGCCGACTACGTCCGGGAACTGCGGACGCGGAACAGCCGGAACGTGGGTCCCGGAAACGGATTGACCGACTGA
- a CDS encoding M20 family metallopeptidase translates to MNAAIDTWIHAHTDDLVAWRRHIHANPELARHEYATTEFVATRLTAAGLSPKVLPGGTGLTCDIGPDGPRIALRADMDALPMQEATGATYSSTVPGVSHACGHDAHTTILLGAGLALASLPELPVGVRLIFQPAEEVMPGGALDVIAAGALDGVSRIFALHCDPRLEAGQVGMRLGAITSAADTVEVVLDSPGGHTSRPHLTTDLIYALGTVVTGLPGMLSRRIDPRTGTVMVWGAVSAGQAPNAIPQTGMMTGTVRTGDHETWELLEPLVEEIVHGLLAPTGVRYQLNYRRGVPPVVNDEVSTRMFEDAIASVGQDALADTPQSGGGEDFSWYLETVPGAMARLGVWSGEGEQLDIHQPTFDLDERALGVGVKVLTSLVLG, encoded by the coding sequence GTGAACGCGGCAATCGATACTTGGATTCACGCGCATACCGACGATCTGGTCGCGTGGCGACGGCACATTCACGCCAACCCCGAACTGGCTCGCCACGAGTACGCGACAACGGAATTTGTCGCGACGCGGCTCACCGCGGCGGGACTCTCACCGAAGGTGCTTCCCGGCGGCACGGGTTTGACGTGTGACATCGGTCCGGACGGACCCCGCATCGCCCTGCGCGCCGACATGGACGCACTGCCGATGCAGGAGGCGACGGGCGCCACGTACTCGTCCACGGTCCCGGGTGTTTCCCATGCTTGTGGGCACGACGCGCACACCACGATCCTGTTGGGCGCGGGTCTGGCCTTGGCGTCGTTGCCGGAACTTCCCGTCGGAGTTCGGTTGATCTTCCAGCCGGCCGAAGAGGTGATGCCCGGCGGTGCGCTCGACGTCATCGCGGCCGGAGCGCTCGACGGTGTATCGAGAATCTTTGCTCTGCATTGTGATCCGCGCCTGGAAGCCGGCCAGGTCGGTATGCGACTCGGTGCGATCACGTCCGCAGCCGATACCGTCGAAGTGGTTCTGGACTCACCCGGTGGTCATACGTCGCGGCCTCACCTGACCACCGATCTTATTTACGCGCTCGGAACTGTTGTCACGGGTTTGCCGGGAATGCTCAGCCGTCGCATCGATCCGCGCACCGGAACCGTCATGGTGTGGGGTGCGGTCAGCGCCGGTCAGGCGCCTAATGCGATCCCGCAGACCGGCATGATGACAGGCACCGTCCGAACCGGCGATCACGAAACCTGGGAACTGCTCGAACCTCTCGTCGAGGAGATCGTGCACGGACTGCTTGCACCAACAGGTGTCCGCTATCAACTGAACTATCGCCGCGGTGTCCCGCCCGTCGTCAATGACGAGGTCTCGACGCGTATGTTCGAGGACGCCATCGCCAGCGTCGGGCAGGACGCCCTGGCAGACACACCACAATCCGGTGGTGGAGAAGACTTTTCGTGGTACCTCGAGACCGTACCTGGCGCAATGGCCAGGTTGGGCGTGTGGTCCGGCGAAGGTGAACAACTCGATATCCATCAACCCACATTCGATCTCGACGAGCGCGCGCTCGGTGTGGGTGTGAAGGTACTCACAAGCCTCGTTCTCGGTTAG